The following coding sequences lie in one Carassius carassius chromosome 1, fCarCar2.1, whole genome shotgun sequence genomic window:
- the LOC132101844 gene encoding uncharacterized protein LOC132101844 gives MDRVDSLAEYLVELRDQPSLVLTNQQVSNIVALWQNLLDFDRQRVVFAARHQSRLDTGRFRSPKKRQEFTPGVESMKRHALTTTAPLAQWPDCCRLIETIFVKLCAIHKSPKKKGTSTVSRWVLILEDYKKIRQRILANAAVMQQTTLQLVDVSHTTLVQWHNKRVKRQDSAVLMQGLQLPSRLSVAADPLLPANVRPPSAPPQPGQAHQYHLPSSTVGQAQTKRKRKVPLAPVVLSPPAERPQTQRQLFPAPPPGAQLVWLTPMASQGFTGPFLVAAPQAHMTSLSSAPPAAPVRKLTRKVQHNTCKKCGQFRTAETGHSQYKGIIYCPSVETVPKEQWLEDIKKTK, from the exons ATGGACAGAGTCGACAGCCTGGCAGAGTATCTGGTGGAGCTTAGGGACCAGCCCTCTCTGGTCCTCACCAACCAGCAG GTGAGCAATATAGTTGCTCTTTGGCAGAACCTGCTTGATTTTGATAGGCAAAGGGTGGTGTTTGCTGCCAGACACCAGAGCAGGCTGGACACAGGGAGGTTCAGGTCCCCCAAGAAGAGGCAGGAGTTCACTCCAGGGGTGGAAAGTATGAAGAGGCACGCACTCACCACCACAGCACCACTTGCCCAGTGGCCAGATTGTTGTCGCCTGATAGAGACCATTTTTGTGAAGCTCTGTGCCATCCATAAAAGTCCTAAAAAGAAGGGGACAAGCACCGTGTCCAGGTGGGTCCTCATCTTGGAGGACTACAAGAAAATCAGGCAGCGCATTCTGGCCAATGCTGCTGTTATGCAGCAGACCACCCTGCAGCTGGTGGATGTAAGTCACACAACACTGGTTCAGTGGCACAATAAGAGAGTGAAAAGGCAGGACAGTGCAGTATTAATGCAAGGGCTGCAACTGCCTAGCCGCTTGTCTGTGGCGGCTGACCCTCTACTACCTGCCAATGTGCGTCCCCCGTCTGCACCCCCCCAACCAGGCCAAGCTCACCAATACCACCTGCCCAGTAGCACCGTGGGCCAGGCACAAACAAAGAGGAAGAGGAAAGTACCTCTAGCCCCAGTGGTTTTGTCACCACCAGCTGAGAGACCTCAAACCCAGCGGCAACTCTTTCCTGCTCCACCCCCAGGTGCTCAACTGGTGTGGCTGACGCCAATGGCCTCACAGGGATTTACAGGGCCATTCCTAGTTGCTGCTCCACAGGCTCATATGACCAGCCTCTCTTCTGCCCCTCCTGCTGCCCCAGTACGAAAGCTGACACGCAAAGTACAGCACAACACGTGCAAAAAATGCGGGCAGTTCAGGACAGCGGAGACTGGGCATAGCCAATACAAGGGAATTATTTACTGCCCCTCTGTAGAGACTGTGCCAAAGGAGCAGTGGTTGgaggatataaaaaaaactaaatga